The Sander vitreus isolate 19-12246 chromosome 10, sanVit1, whole genome shotgun sequence genome contains the following window.
gtcaatcaatcagtcaatcaatcaatcagtcagtcagtcagtcagtcagtcaatcaatcaatcagtcaatcaatcaatcagtcaatcagaCAGATCAgatcagacagtcagtcagtcagtcagtcagtcaatcaatcaatcagacagtcaatcaatcagtcaatcagtcagtcagtcagtcagtcagtcaatcaatcaatcagtcaatcagatcagtcagtcagtcagtcagtcagtcaatcagtcagtcaatcagacagacagacagacagacagtcagtcagtcagtcagtcagtcaatcagtcagtcagtcaaataACATCAGAGGCTGGAGCTGAGGAGGATGAAACGAGGCacgtgtgtctgcctgcctgtctccctcccctctgcctgcctgtctccccctgcctgcctgtctccctccccCCTGCCTGTGTGTCCCCcgcctgcctccctccctccccgcctgcctgtctccctcccccctgcctgcctgtctccccctgcctgcctgtctccctcccccctgcccgtctgtctccctcccccctgcccgtctgtctccctcccccctGCCCGTCTGTCTCCCGCccccctgcctgcctgtctccccctgcctgcctgtctccctccaccctgcctgtctccctccccccccctgcctgtctccctcccccctgcctgtctgtctcccccctgcctgcctgtctccctcccccctgcctgcctccctcccctgcctgcctgcctgtctcccccctgcctgcctgcctgtctgtctctcccctgtctgcctgcctgtctgtctctcccctgtctgcctgcctgtctgtctctcccctgtctgcctgcctgtcttaCCCACTAGGTAGCCCTTCCTGCTGAAGAGTCTGATTCTCTGCAGTTCTTCCTGGGACATCTcgtcctctgtctgtctctctgactcgTTGAGACGCTCCTGTCGTCTGAACATCCTGTACGGAGTCGGGTTGATGATGGGGAACTTAAGCAGGTCCAGAGTCGTCCCTGAACGCACCACGgcggcagaaaaaaaacacatgaggaccaatcacagcacagCGCGTTCTCATTGGCGCAGACACATTTAACATATACCATAATATAGTGGACACTAAACCATGCTGTCTAAACAAACattacaataaaacataaataagtcAAATGGAGTTTGGTGTACACATTCAAATCACAGAACTGTGAACCAGACTCCATTCATATTTCTGCCACTTTAATGTgtgtaatggcgtttttccactacatggtacctgctcgcctctactcgccttttttggttgaggttcccagcgagctgaggcgataccaaaaggtgacgtgaaagtgacagacgggggtgtcctgaacaaaccccccatctttaaatagttcagccagctgtgtttatttctgctgcctccagcttcatttgaaactaaatgtgtcttctagtaacaacaacacaccttccacgttctgtgtgtgtgtcgcgttagctcacggcagtttcctgcggcgccgctatgacgaccagccacactcgcctcacgcatgaggcgatACTTAATCTGCAATGTAggaaggaggacggggcaccgcagccgagcagagtagagctggtactagcagtggaaaaacgccattaaaGTGGCAGAAAtatgaatggagtttggtgtgCTCACCAgactttatttaacattaaagtGCCAGACCAATACTCACCGGGCCAGGGGGAAATGGTGGCCTTGTGGATGAGGTCAGAGGCTTTGGACTTGCAGTAGTCGGACTCCAGCAGCGTGTTGAAGAGCGTGGACTTGCCGGCGTTGGCGCTGCCCACTAGGTACACGTCTCCTTGGTACCTCCAGGACCGCTGCAGGCTGGAGATCAGGCCCTCCACGCCGTAGCCCGTCTTGGCGCTGATCAGGTGCACGTCCGTCACCTGGCCGCCGAAGCCGGCGTCCTGGCAGTACTGAGACAGCTGGCGCCTGATTCGCTGCAGGTAGTTGGGCGCGTCTGCCGGCAGGAGGTCGACCTTGTTGCCGAGGACGACGACGTGTTTGTTGGTGCCGATCAAGTCGGGAAGACCTGGGACGATGGAGTCAGGGACGTCCAGCAGGTCCACGATCAGCAGCACCAGAgctggagagacagacaggttagagagagagacaggttagagagagagacaatatgtgtgtgtatatgtatatatgtgtgtgtgtgtgtgtgtgtgtgtgtatgtatatatgtgtgtatatatgtgtgtatgtgtgtgtgtatgtatatgtatatatgtgtatgtgtgtgtgtgtatgtatatatgtatgtatatctatgtgtgtatgtgtatatgtgtgtatatgtatatatgtgtatgtgtgtgtgtgtatgtatatatgtgtgtatatctatgtgtgtatatatatgtgtgtgtgtgtgtgtgtatgtgtgtgtatgtgtgtatgtatatacgtgtgtatatctatgtgtgtatatatgtgtgtgtatgtgtgtgtatatgtgtgtgtgtgtgtgtgtatgggtgtatatatgtgtgtgtgtgtgtatatatgtgcgtatgtgtgtgtatgtgtatatgtgtgtgtatatatgtgtgtatgtatgtgtgtatgtgtgtatatgtgtgtgtgtgtgtgtgtatatatgtatgtatatctatgtgtgtatgtgtatatgtgtgtgtgtagataacCTTTGAGGGGGCGGAGCCTCTGCACCACAGCGCGGTATTGGTCAGCAGTCATCTGGAGGCTCAGGGCCTTGTGGTGGTGCGTGAGCAGGTGGCAGCGCTGGCACGTTGCGCCGGCCAGACGCTCTTCCTGCCGCAGCGCCTTGAGCTTCTCGCTGGGCAGGTACCCGGGCACCGTGGTGTCCGCGCAGTGCAGCAGGGCGCCGCAGCCCGAGCAGCAGGTGTCGCTGGGAGGCTCGTCCACATCCGGCGTGCCGAAGACTTTATGCTCGCCTTTACCTGGCGACAGGGAGGAGAACAGAAGACTCTCTGTACCTCAGATCTATctatacatagatagatagatagatagatagatagatagatagaggatGCTGTCCTATCACAGAAACTCAAAAAAAGCTaaatccctccctccctaaaTCCCTTCCTCTCTATCTCCCtaaatccctccctcccttccttcctccctccctaaatcccttccttcctccctaaaTCCCTTCCTCTCTACCTCCCTAAATCCCTCCCTaaatccctccctccctaaatcccttcctccctccctccctaaaTCCCTTCCTCTCTACCTCCCTAaatccctcccttcctctctacctccctaaatcccttcctccctccctaaatcccttcctccctccctccctaattcccttcctccctccctaaatccctccctccctccctccctaaatcccttcctccctccctaaatccctccctccctaattcccttccttcctccctaaatccctccctccctaattcccttccttcctccctaaaTCCCTTCCTTTCTACCTCCCTAaatccctcccttcctctctaccTCCCTAAATCCCTTCCTCTCTACCTCCCtaaatccctccctccctccctaaaTCCCTTCCTCTCTACCTCCCtaaatccctccctccctccctaaaTCCCTTCCTCTCTACCTCCCTAAATCCCTCCCTACCTAATTCCCTTCCTAAATCACTAAATTGAAATCCTGATCAGAGTCTGATGATCTCAGAGCCCTACCtgccttcctcttcttccttttgGTTGAGGCCAGGAGGCTCTGGTCCAGAGGGAAGTCCACGTCGTGGAACTGGATGAGAGAGTCCGGCTCCGCCCCCTGCTGGGCCACGCCCCCCAACACCTGCAGCTGGCGCTCCAGAGACCGCAGGTGAGTCTGAGGCTGCAGGTGAGTCTGAGGACGCAAGTGAGTCTGAGGAGGAGAGGACGCCGAGACGCTCAGCTGATGGACGGCGTCTCCATCCTCctgacgctgctgctgctcctctggATCTGACAGAAGACTCCACTTTAGTTAAagagtcaacacacacacacttcatgttttgagccccctgaatGGTTATATTTACCTCTTCTGGGGAGTGGGTTCTCTAATATTTTagggggacaaatctacctcttctaaatatccCCTGCATCACCCCCGAAATCTAACCCTTCGGTTGGAAGTGTtaacataataaatatataatagcagtgtcaacatttacattttaacacacattgaagtgacagaaatatgaatggagtctggtgtgcacaccagactccattcatatttctgtcactttaaaGGGTATCTTGggtattttttaacctggactctctgtctccatgtctgtgtgtctgatggAGACAACAATCTCtaaaactggtccagtattaaaccagaaccaagctgtaatgttaccctacaggactaatgttcagcagcagttagtaacaagctgtaatgttaccctacaggactaatgttcagcagcagttagtaacaagctgtaatgttaccctacaggactaatgttcagcagcagtcagagtCACTAAAActtctgttgttgccgctgacagactcagattattattataagtgtgtgacaacattatgggatggatccctacagagatagaccttttagttaaagagtaagatccttttagtttacacgaaacagccccgaaatccccatcaccaaactacaccagactccatgtaaataatcaggacttttagcgtgtatagagccagcatatctccaccagactccatgtaaataatcaagacttttagcgtgtatagagccagcatatctccacatgtaaatgggtgaattaagggtttatttcaaccaaaccagagtggtgattgttggaacagtggaaagatgaaccaagacggcttttggtagtttgatttagtttctttcatctttgaatgaagtgtgttttacgatgataaaagtcctgattatttacatggagtctggtgggttttcTCACCTGTACAGTCCACAAACACGAACTTCTCCTCCAGACCCGGGTCCACGGTGCAGCTTCTCCCGGCTCTGCTGCACAGCTGCCGGGTCAGACTCCGAGCTGCCGCGGCCTCTGAGCCAGGCACTGACCCCGCACGAGCCGCAGCGGGGACACGGCGGGCTGGAACACCAACCGCCCGGCGGACCCCCACCTGGACCACCTTCCACATGTTGAACTCCTCCGAGTGTTCCTGAAAAACAGCGCGCGCTCACCTTGGAGCTCCAAATCAAACACACGAGTCTCCTCCGCTGCCAGTTTGACTTCCTGAACGGATGTGACGCAAAACTCGTCGTTTGTTTATGTTccgtaaaaataaaaaaaataaacggttttattttgaaaattaaaccgaATATTTCACCGTAGGATCAAACCAGGGGTGACGTAATGAAATAACAcggtttaaattatttatttctctgttaTGTAATGTTCAGTAAAGAGAGAAGTCAGGAGGTCTCACTCTGCAGCTGTTACAGtaccagaaaacacacacacacacacacacacacacacacacacacacacacacacacacacacacacacacacaccacacacacacacacacacacacacacacacacacacacacacacacagagttttcCTGTCGTATTTTTCCTGAGAGGAGTGAGACCTCTTGTTCCCAGAGGATCTGTGTCTGCCAGATAACTTCCTGTCAGctcgctctctcttcctctctcagcTGTTCCATCATGATGAAGTTCAGGATCCCGTCTCTGagatcagctgctgctctgctctccGCACCTGGACCTGCTGCTCAGGTGAGTCCACAACCAGGACAAGGACCACAACCACAACCAGGACCAGAACTCTGAGTCTGTGCAGCTGTCAGCAGGCTGCAGAGACTCAGACcacttgttgtgttgttgtgttgttgtgttgttgactGTGTACAGTGTCTCTCGGGGACAGTAAAGATGAactgagtgacagagagagttGAGTTAGCAGCAGTTCCTCTGATCAGATCTGAACACAACATATTATTTCTGTGTTCTGCTGATCTTTGGACTCTGAACGTCAGAGACGTCCAGTTGACCATTAACCAGCTGCtgctgagagagacaggctggacTTTCATCATGAGGGGCCCCTTGGCCTCTGGTGGTCCCTCACTGGGCCCCTCACTGGGGCCCCTTGGCCTCTGGTGGTCCCTCACTGGGCCCCTCACTGGGCCCCTCACTGGGGCCCCTTGGCCTCTGGTGGCCCCCTCAATGATGTATGAGTGACGCTCACATCGTTCTTTTAATTACatctgagaaacacacacacacacacacacacacacacacatacacacatatatacacacacacacacacacacacacagacacacagacacacacacacacacacacacacacacacacacacacacacacacacacacacacacacacacacacacacacatatatacacacacacacatatatacacacacacacatatatacacacacacacacacatatatatacacacacacacacacacacacacatatatatacacacacacacacacatatatatatatatatatatatatatagacacacacacacatatatatatatatatacatatatatatatatatatatatatatatatatatacacacacacacacacacatatatacatatacacatacacatatatacacacacacacacacatatatacacacacacacacacacatacacacacacacacacatacatatatatatatatatatatatatatatatatatatatatatacacacacacacacacatatatatatacatatacacacacacacacacacacatatatatatatatacacacacacatatatatatatatatatatatatatatatatatatatatatatatatatatatatatatatatatacacacacacatatatatatacacacacacacacacacacacacagagtgtgtaCATGTTCTCAGTCCCGTCTGTCTCCTGTAGTGCAGTGATGGTATGTGGCCACCAGGTGGCAGCAGGAGTAAAAGAATATCTGTTTTAGtgtcagagtgagacctctgCTCCGTGTTCCCCCCTCTGTGCAGccctgtgtgcgtctgtctacCGGTCCCCAGCAGAAACACACAACCTTCTATGAGTTCCGGACCTACAGCATAAAACCTCACCTGGTCGCTGCCTTCCtgcagctgaccaatcagaagaTCCACCTGCGCACCGCACACTCTCAGCTCATTGGCTACTGGAGCGTGGAGTACGGCGGCCTGAACCAAGTCTTCCACATCTGGAAGTATGGTGAGatcttcgtcttcttcttcaGGAGGTTCAGATGCTcccaaaaacacaacatttttttaaaagtgtgactgagctcctgtgtctctgtcttcttcAGACAGTTATTCTGAGCGGGCAGCTGTGCGGGCAGCCCTCTCTCAGGACCCCTCCTGGATCTCAGACTACATCTCCAAGGCGATGCCCATGTTGTCGTCTCAGGAGAACGAGGTCACCTACCTGATCCCCTGGAGCCGCCTGCAGACCCCCCCGCAGACGGGAggtcagtacacacacatacacacacagagacacaaacatacacacacacacacacacacacacacagagacacacacagagacacacacacacacacacacacacacacacacacacagagacagacacacagacacacacagagatacacacacacacacatttgtgtgtgtgtgtgtgtgtgtatatgtgtgtgtgtgtgtgtgtgtgtgtgtgtgtgtgtctctgtgtgtgtgtgtgtgtgtgtgtgtgtctgtgtgtgtgtgtgtgtgtgtgtgtgtgtgtgtgtctctgtgtgtgtgtgtgtgtgtgtgtgtgtgtgtgtgtgtctctgtgtgtgtctgtgtgtgtgtgtctgtgtgtgtgtgtgtgtgtgtgtctctgtgtgtgtgtgtgtgtgtgtgtgtgtgtgtgtgtgtgtctgtgtgtgtgtgtgtgtgtgtgtgtctctgtgtgtgtgtgtgtgtgtgtgtgtgtgtgtgtgtgtctgtgtgtgtctctgtgtgtgtctctgtgtgtgtctctgtgtgtgtgtgtacttagtTTTTCTGAGTTTATTGCAGTAAAAACCCTGTTAAATCTTGAGGTTAAATCTGAACCTCCAGTGACGTTGGCGCTGGAAGCGCACGTTAACGTTTCCAGACAGTGACGCCGTTTGATTTCCCAACGTGTCTAGAGCGGGACTTCCACAGTCGGGGCCGGGAGCCTTTGGTCCTCAACGTCCACCACGATCGCTGGGTGGGTAGTTCAaccatttaaaggaacacgccgacttctTGGGTCTTATTctccgtaacccccagagtgagtccagacatacccttctcctGTCTGACGGCTCCACCGGCAGCTCAGCCTAGCTACTAGGCTTGCTGCGAGCGTAtccctccgcccaagtagcagcagtagcagtgcttcgccttctgagaatatagttcccagtttatatacggttagaagatggctgtgtgtcatgtgaccttgttatttgttcacgctgtgactctacaaatcacaacatgtaaacaggaacatgttggtgttattttgtcacttattgggagcagaaggctagatggagccagttacctccaggatctgtgctaagctaggctagatggagccagttacctccaggatctgtgctaagctaggctagatggagccagttgcctccaggatctgtgctaagctaggctagatggagccagttacctccaggatatgtgctaagctaggctagatggagccagttgcctccaggatctgtgctaagctaggctagatggagccggttgcctccaggatctgtgctaagctaggctagatggagccagttacctccaggatctacgctaagctaggctagatggagccagttacctccaggatctgtgctaagctacgctagattgagccggttacctccaggttctgtgctaagctaggctagatggagccgattacctccaggatctatgctaagctaggctagatggagccagttacctccaggatctgtgctaagctaggctagatggagccagttacctccaggatctatgctaagctaggctagttggaaccagttacctccaggatctgtgctaagctacgctagatggagccagttacctccaggatctgtgctaagctaggctagatggagccgattacctccaggatctgtgctaagctaggctagatggagccagttacctccaggatctacgctaagctaggctagatggagccggttacctccaggatctatgctaagctaggctagttggagccagttacctccaggatctatgctaagctaggctagatggagccggttacctccaggatctgtgctaagctaggctagatggaaccagttacctccaggatctgtgctaagctaggctagatggagccagttacctccaggatctgtgctaagctacgctagatggagccagttacctccaggatctgtgctaagctaggctagatggagccggttacctccaggatctgtgctaagctaggccagatggagccagttacctccaggatctgtgctaagctaggctagatggagccagttacctccaggatctgtgctaagctaggccagatggagccagttacctccaggatctgtgctaagctaggctagatggagccagttacctccaggatctgtgctaagctaggctagatggagccagttacctccaggatctgtgctaagctaggctagttggagccagttacctccaggttctgtgctaagctaggctagatggagccagttacctccaggatctgtgctaagctaggctagatggaactagttacctccaggatctgtgctaagctaggctagttggaaccagttacctccag
Protein-coding sequences here:
- the noa1 gene encoding nitric oxide-associated protein 1 isoform X1; the protein is MWKVVQVGVRRAVGVPARRVPAAARAGSVPGSEAAAARSLTRQLCSRAGRSCTVDPGLEEKFVFVDCTDPEEQQQRQEDGDAVHQLSVSASSPPQTHLRPQTHLQPQTHLRSLERQLQVLGGVAQQGAEPDSLIQFHDVDFPLDQSLLASTKRKKRKAGKGEHKVFGTPDVDEPPSDTCCSGCGALLHCADTTVPGYLPSEKLKALRQEERLAGATCQRCHLLTHHHKALSLQMTADQYRAVVQRLRPLKALVLLIVDLLDVPDSIVPGLPDLIGTNKHVVVLGNKVDLLPADAPNYLQRIRRQLSQYCQDAGFGGQVTDVHLISAKTGYGVEGLISSLQRSWRYQGDVYLVGSANAGKSTLFNTLLESDYCKSKASDLIHKATISPWPGTTLDLLKFPIINPTPYRMFRRQERLNESERQTEDEMSQEELQRIRLFSRKGYLVGRVGRTFRSEVRSRRDEIEFDFDSLAFGENEDEETRKTTAAPSRSADEFSFNELKDARWLFDTPGIIKEHDILGLLTEQEVMSVVPSQALVPRTFVLKPGMSLFLGALARIDFLQGGKACWFSVAASGRVPVHITSLEKADAVYEKHAGHTLLGVPLGGSERMKEFPALVPQEFSLEGGGYLQAAADITLSSAGWVGVTAAAGDQLLLRVHGPVAASYSLRTPPLLPHIVSLKGERIRKSPAYRTVGPGAPQGGGAPQGGGALTLQGKKKKKKT
- the noa1 gene encoding nitric oxide-associated protein 1 isoform X2 — its product is MWKVVQVGVRRAVGVPARRVPAAARAGSVPGSEAAAARSLTRQLCSRAGRSCTVDPGLEEKFVFVDCTEEQQQRQEDGDAVHQLSVSASSPPQTHLRPQTHLQPQTHLRSLERQLQVLGGVAQQGAEPDSLIQFHDVDFPLDQSLLASTKRKKRKAGKGEHKVFGTPDVDEPPSDTCCSGCGALLHCADTTVPGYLPSEKLKALRQEERLAGATCQRCHLLTHHHKALSLQMTADQYRAVVQRLRPLKALVLLIVDLLDVPDSIVPGLPDLIGTNKHVVVLGNKVDLLPADAPNYLQRIRRQLSQYCQDAGFGGQVTDVHLISAKTGYGVEGLISSLQRSWRYQGDVYLVGSANAGKSTLFNTLLESDYCKSKASDLIHKATISPWPGTTLDLLKFPIINPTPYRMFRRQERLNESERQTEDEMSQEELQRIRLFSRKGYLVGRVGRTFRSEVRSRRDEIEFDFDSLAFGENEDEETRKTTAAPSRSADEFSFNELKDARWLFDTPGIIKEHDILGLLTEQEVMSVVPSQALVPRTFVLKPGMSLFLGALARIDFLQGGKACWFSVAASGRVPVHITSLEKADAVYEKHAGHTLLGVPLGGSERMKEFPALVPQEFSLEGGGYLQAAADITLSSAGWVGVTAAAGDQLLLRVHGPVAASYSLRTPPLLPHIVSLKGERIRKSPAYRTVGPGAPQGGGAPQGGGALTLQGKKKKKKT
- the nipsnap3a gene encoding protein NipSnap homolog 3A, whose protein sequence is MMKFRIPSLRSAAALLSAPGPAAQPCVRLSTGPQQKHTTFYEFRTYSIKPHLVAAFLQLTNQKIHLRTAHSQLIGYWSVEYGGLNQVFHIWKYDSYSERAAVRAALSQDPSWISDYISKAMPMLSSQENEVTYLIPWSRLQTPPQTGGVYELVSYLMRPGGPAVWGDAFQAAVTSHDAPGYGNLVGAFHSEFGLLNRVHALWWFESADQRAEVRHKAHHDARVVAAVRNSVIHLESQENKLMFPCSFSPLK